One Paraburkholderia phytofirmans OLGA172 genomic window carries:
- the ompR gene encoding two-component system response regulator OmpR encodes MPTMETKNPSKILVVDDDPRLRDLLRRYLGEQGFNVYVAENAPSMNKLWVRERFDLLVLDLMLPGEDGLSICRRLRGSNDRTPIIMLTAKGEDVDRIVGLEMGADDYLPKPFNPRELVARIHAVLRRQSPSELPGAPSETTEVFEFGEFALNLATRTLTKAGQEIPLTTGEFSVLKVFARHPRQPLSREKLMELARGREYEVFDRSLDVQISRLRKLIEPDPGSPRFIQTVWGLGYVFIPDGAA; translated from the coding sequence ATGCCGACCATGGAAACCAAAAACCCTTCGAAAATCCTCGTCGTCGACGACGATCCGCGCCTGCGCGATCTGCTGCGCCGCTACCTCGGTGAACAGGGCTTTAATGTCTATGTTGCCGAGAACGCGCCGTCCATGAACAAGCTCTGGGTGCGTGAGCGCTTCGACTTGCTGGTGCTCGATCTGATGCTGCCCGGCGAAGACGGCCTGTCGATTTGCCGCCGCTTGCGCGGCAGCAACGACCGCACGCCGATCATCATGCTGACGGCCAAGGGTGAAGACGTCGATCGTATCGTCGGGCTCGAAATGGGCGCCGACGACTATCTGCCCAAGCCGTTCAACCCGCGCGAACTGGTCGCGCGGATTCACGCGGTGCTGCGCCGCCAGTCGCCGTCGGAGTTGCCGGGCGCGCCGTCCGAAACCACCGAAGTGTTCGAGTTCGGCGAGTTCGCGCTGAATCTCGCCACCCGCACACTCACCAAGGCCGGACAGGAAATTCCGCTGACCACGGGTGAGTTTTCGGTGCTGAAGGTGTTTGCGCGTCACCCGCGTCAGCCGCTGTCGCGTGAAAAGCTGATGGAATTGGCGCGTGGCCGTGAATATGAAGTCTTCGACCGCAGTCTCGACGTGCAGATTTCGCGTCTGCGCAAGCTGATCGAACCTGATCCGGGCAGCCCGCGTTTCATTCAAACCGTCTGGGGTCTTGGCTACGTGTTCATTCCTGACGGTGCAGCCTGA
- the ispD gene encoding 2-C-methyl-D-erythritol 4-phosphate cytidylyltransferase, translating into MTSRLFALIPCAGIGSRSGAAMPKQYRTVAGRDMLHYSLAAFDACSEFAQTLVVIAPEDQHFDARRFSGLRFAVRRSGGASRQASVLNGLHALAEFGAHDDDWVLVHDAARPGITPGLIRTLIASLKDDAVGGIMALPVADTLKRIDSGSSDGRIARTEARDGLWQAQTPQMFRIGMLREAILRAQADGHDLTDEASALEWLGHAPRLVQGSLRNFKVTYPEDFDLAEAILCRPSSAS; encoded by the coding sequence GTGACTTCCCGTCTATTTGCCCTGATTCCGTGCGCAGGCATCGGCAGCCGTTCCGGCGCCGCGATGCCCAAACAATATCGCACTGTCGCCGGCCGCGACATGTTGCATTACTCGCTGGCGGCTTTCGACGCCTGCAGCGAGTTTGCGCAAACCCTTGTCGTGATTGCCCCCGAAGACCAGCACTTCGACGCCCGCCGCTTCAGCGGCTTGCGTTTCGCCGTGCGCCGCTCTGGCGGGGCGTCGCGCCAGGCGTCGGTGCTGAACGGACTGCATGCGCTGGCCGAGTTTGGCGCGCACGACGACGACTGGGTACTGGTGCACGACGCCGCGCGGCCCGGCATTACGCCTGGCTTGATCCGCACGCTGATCGCCTCGCTGAAGGACGACGCGGTGGGCGGCATCATGGCCTTGCCGGTGGCGGATACCTTGAAGCGGATCGACTCGGGTTCGTCCGACGGGCGGATTGCCCGCACCGAAGCGCGCGACGGCCTGTGGCAGGCGCAGACGCCGCAGATGTTCCGCATCGGCATGTTGCGCGAGGCGATTTTGCGCGCGCAGGCGGACGGTCACGACCTGACCGACGAAGCGAGCGCGCTCGAGTGGCTGGGGCACGCGCCCAGGTTGGTGCAGGGGAGTTTGCGTAACTTCAAGGTCACTTATCCGGAAGACTTCGATTTGGCCGAGGCGATTTTGTGCCGGCCGTCGTCGGCTTCCTGA
- the mfd gene encoding transcription-repair coupling factor, whose protein sequence is MPDIAASSQYAPPVALVKPGQRFAFDGTHGSSDALLIARYHLAYREKVPLLAVVCENAVDAQRLSQEIGFFAPEARVRLLPDWETLPYDTFSPHQDLVSERLATLHDLGDGRCDILLVPATTALYRMPPASFMAGYTFSFSQGERLDEARLKAQLTLAGYEHVSQVVRPGEYCVRGSLLDLFPMGSPLPYRIDLFDDQVDSIRAFDPDTQRSLYPVKDVRLLPGREFPFDEAARTAFRSRWRETFEGDPSRASIYKDIGNGVPSAGIEYYLPLFFDETATLFHYLPEGAQLAFVGDLDAAIRRFTNDTKQRYNFLSHDRDRPILEPQRLFLSDEDFFTFAKPFARLALPANAGGGWSTPLPNLAIDRHAEDPLSALRAYLDTTPNRVLFATESAGRRETLLQLLADNHLKPASSDTFQSWLTGDTRFSLGVAPLANGFAVPVDGIAIITETELYGPLARRAGRRRQEQASNVDSMVRDLSELKIGDPVVHSQHGIGRYMGLVTMDLGEGETEFLHLEYASDSKLYVPVAQLHVISRYSGADPESAPLHSLGSGQWEKAKRKAAQQIRDTAAELLNLYARRALREGHAFALEPKDYVKFAESFGFEETPDQAAAIAAVIGDMTSGKPMDRLVCGDVGFGKTEVALRAAFIAVMGGKQVALLSPTTLLAEQHTQTFTDRFSDWPVRIAELSRFKSTKEVNAAIQQINEGTVDIVIGTHKLLSSDVQFKRLGLVIIDEEHRFGVRQKEALKALRAEVDVLTLTATPIPRTLGMALEGLRDFSVIATAPQKRLAIKTFVRREEDGVIREAMLRELKRGGQVYFLHNEVETIENRRHMLEALVPEARIAVAHGQMHERELERVMRDFVAQRANVLLCTTIIETGIDVPSANTILIHRSDKFGLAQLHQLRGRVGRSHHQAYSYLLVHDPQGLTKQAQRRLEAIQQMEELGSGFYLAMHDLEIRGTGEVLGDKQSGEIQEIGFQLYTDMLNDAVKALKEGKEPDLTAPLAATTEINLHAPAILPADYCGDVQERLSLYKRLANCEHNDSIDGIQEELIDRFGKLPPQAHALVETHRLRLAAKPLGISKIDAGESVIGLQFIPNPPIDAMRIIEMVQKHKHIKLAGQDKLRIETRSPDLAVRVATVKETLRALGSPSRGTAATVAAR, encoded by the coding sequence ATGCCAGACATCGCCGCATCATCGCAGTACGCCCCGCCCGTCGCGCTCGTCAAGCCCGGCCAGCGTTTCGCCTTCGACGGCACGCACGGCTCGTCCGACGCGCTGCTGATCGCCCGCTACCATCTGGCCTATCGCGAGAAGGTGCCGCTCCTCGCGGTCGTCTGCGAAAACGCTGTCGACGCGCAGCGGCTGTCGCAGGAAATCGGCTTTTTCGCGCCCGAGGCACGCGTGCGTTTGCTGCCCGACTGGGAAACGCTGCCTTACGATACCTTTTCGCCCCACCAGGATCTGGTCTCCGAGCGCCTCGCCACGCTGCACGATCTCGGCGACGGCCGCTGCGACATCCTGCTGGTGCCGGCCACCACCGCTTTGTACCGGATGCCGCCTGCCTCGTTCATGGCGGGCTACACGTTCTCCTTCTCGCAAGGCGAGCGCCTCGACGAGGCCAGGCTCAAAGCGCAGTTGACGCTGGCCGGCTACGAGCATGTGAGCCAGGTGGTGCGTCCGGGCGAATACTGCGTGCGCGGCTCGCTGCTCGACCTCTTTCCGATGGGTTCGCCGCTGCCATACCGGATCGACCTGTTCGACGACCAGGTCGACTCGATCCGTGCATTCGATCCGGACACGCAGCGCAGCCTCTATCCCGTGAAGGACGTGCGCCTGCTGCCCGGCCGCGAATTCCCGTTCGACGAGGCCGCCCGCACCGCCTTCCGCAGCCGCTGGCGCGAAACCTTCGAGGGCGATCCGAGCCGCGCGTCGATTTATAAGGACATTGGCAACGGCGTGCCCTCAGCAGGCATCGAATACTATCTGCCGCTCTTCTTCGACGAGACGGCGACGCTCTTCCACTATCTCCCCGAAGGTGCGCAACTGGCGTTCGTGGGCGATCTGGACGCGGCGATCCGGCGCTTCACCAACGACACCAAACAACGCTACAACTTCCTGTCGCACGATCGCGACCGGCCGATTCTGGAGCCGCAGCGTCTGTTCCTGTCGGACGAGGATTTCTTCACGTTCGCCAAGCCGTTCGCGCGGCTCGCCTTGCCCGCCAACGCGGGCGGCGGCTGGTCAACCCCATTGCCGAATCTTGCGATCGACCGTCACGCGGAGGATCCGCTCTCGGCCTTACGCGCCTATCTCGACACCACGCCGAACCGCGTGCTCTTTGCCACTGAGTCGGCCGGCCGGCGCGAAACGCTGTTGCAGTTGCTCGCCGACAATCATCTGAAGCCGGCGTCGAGCGACACGTTCCAAAGCTGGCTCACGGGCGACACACGTTTCTCGCTTGGCGTCGCACCGCTGGCCAACGGTTTTGCGGTTCCGGTCGACGGCATCGCGATCATCACCGAGACGGAGCTTTACGGCCCGCTCGCGCGCCGCGCGGGACGCCGCCGTCAGGAACAGGCGAGCAACGTCGATTCGATGGTGCGCGATCTGTCCGAGTTGAAGATCGGCGATCCGGTCGTGCATTCGCAGCACGGCATCGGCCGCTATATGGGCCTCGTCACGATGGATCTCGGCGAAGGCGAGACCGAATTCCTGCACCTCGAATACGCGAGCGACAGCAAGCTCTACGTGCCGGTCGCGCAGTTGCATGTGATCTCGCGCTACAGCGGCGCGGATCCGGAAAGCGCGCCGTTGCATTCCCTCGGATCAGGCCAGTGGGAAAAGGCCAAACGCAAGGCCGCGCAGCAGATTCGCGACACCGCGGCAGAACTGCTGAACCTGTATGCGCGTCGCGCCCTGCGCGAAGGCCATGCGTTCGCGCTTGAACCGAAAGACTATGTGAAGTTCGCCGAGAGCTTCGGCTTCGAGGAAACACCGGACCAGGCCGCGGCGATTGCCGCTGTGATCGGCGACATGACGAGCGGCAAGCCGATGGACCGCCTGGTGTGCGGCGACGTCGGTTTCGGCAAGACCGAAGTGGCATTGCGCGCGGCGTTCATTGCGGTGATGGGCGGCAAGCAGGTTGCGCTGCTCTCGCCCACCACGCTGCTCGCCGAACAGCACACGCAAACCTTCACTGACCGTTTCTCCGATTGGCCGGTGCGCATCGCCGAATTGTCGCGCTTCAAGTCGACCAAGGAAGTCAACGCGGCAATCCAGCAGATCAACGAAGGCACGGTCGATATCGTGATCGGCACGCACAAGCTGCTGTCGTCGGACGTGCAGTTCAAACGGCTGGGGCTCGTGATCATCGACGAGGAACACCGTTTCGGTGTGCGTCAGAAAGAGGCGTTGAAAGCGTTGCGCGCCGAGGTCGACGTGCTCACGCTGACCGCCACGCCGATCCCACGTACGCTCGGCATGGCGCTCGAAGGTCTGCGCGATTTCTCCGTGATCGCCACCGCGCCGCAAAAGCGCCTCGCGATCAAAACCTTCGTGCGTCGCGAAGAAGACGGCGTGATTCGCGAAGCGATGTTGCGCGAATTGAAACGTGGCGGCCAGGTGTACTTCCTGCATAACGAAGTCGAGACGATCGAGAATCGTCGGCACATGCTTGAAGCGCTCGTGCCCGAAGCGCGTATCGCCGTCGCGCATGGACAGATGCATGAGCGCGAACTCGAACGCGTGATGCGTGATTTCGTTGCCCAACGCGCGAACGTTCTGCTGTGCACGACGATTATCGAAACCGGCATCGACGTGCCGAGTGCCAACACGATTCTGATTCACCGCTCCGACAAGTTCGGCCTCGCGCAGTTGCACCAGTTGCGTGGCCGCGTCGGCCGTTCGCATCACCAGGCGTACTCGTATCTGCTGGTGCATGACCCGCAAGGACTGACCAAGCAGGCGCAGCGCCGTCTCGAAGCGATCCAGCAGATGGAGGAACTCGGTTCGGGCTTCTATCTCGCGATGCACGACCTCGAGATTCGCGGCACGGGTGAAGTGCTCGGCGACAAGCAATCGGGCGAGATTCAGGAGATCGGTTTCCAGCTCTATACCGACATGCTGAACGATGCCGTGAAGGCGCTCAAGGAAGGCAAGGAGCCGGACCTCACCGCGCCGCTCGCCGCAACCACCGAGATCAACCTGCACGCGCCCGCGATTCTGCCCGCGGACTATTGCGGCGACGTGCAGGAACGTCTGTCGCTCTACAAGCGCCTGGCTAATTGCGAACACAACGATTCGATCGACGGCATTCAGGAAGAACTGATCGATCGCTTCGGCAAGTTGCCGCCGCAAGCGCATGCGCTCGTCGAGACGCATCGTCTGCGGTTGGCGGCCAAGCCTTTGGGCATTTCGAAAATCGATGCGGGCGAATCCGTGATCGGCTTGCAGTTCATCCCCAACCCGCCGATCGATGCAATGCGGATCATCGAGATGGTGCAGAAGCACAAGCACATCAAGCTCGCGGGCCAGGACAAGCTGCGTATTGAAACGCGCAGCCCGGATCTGGCCGTGCGTGTGGCGACGGTGAAAGAGACCTTGCGCGCATTGGGATCGCCCAGTCGCGGCACGGCGGCCACGGTTGCTGCGCGCTAA
- the mscL gene encoding large conductance mechanosensitive channel protein MscL, producing the protein MSMIKEFKEFALKGNVMDLAVGVIIGGAFSTIVNSIVKDLIMPVVGVATGGLDFSNKFVRLGDIPASFKGSPESYKDLQTAGVAVFGYGSFITVAINFVILAFIIFLMVKFINNLRKPAEAAPAEPPPTPEEVVLLREIRDSLKNSSPR; encoded by the coding sequence ATGAGCATGATTAAGGAATTCAAGGAATTTGCCCTTAAAGGCAACGTGATGGATCTCGCCGTCGGGGTGATTATCGGCGGCGCATTTTCCACCATCGTCAATTCAATTGTTAAAGACCTGATCATGCCGGTTGTCGGCGTTGCCACCGGCGGCCTCGATTTCTCCAACAAATTCGTTCGCCTCGGCGATATTCCCGCGAGCTTCAAAGGCAGTCCCGAGTCGTATAAAGACTTGCAGACGGCAGGCGTGGCAGTGTTCGGTTATGGCTCGTTCATCACCGTGGCCATCAACTTCGTGATCCTCGCGTTCATCATTTTCCTGATGGTCAAGTTCATCAACAATCTGCGCAAGCCGGCTGAAGCCGCGCCGGCAGAGCCGCCGCCGACGCCCGAAGAAGTCGTGCTGCTGCGTGAGATTCGCGATTCGCTGAAGAACTCATCGCCGCGTTAA
- a CDS encoding peroxiredoxin, whose product MKTVGDKVEAFTVTAAKPGFNNHEENGVSAFEEITEQSFPGKWKIIYFYPKDFTFVCPTEIVEFGKLAKDFEERDAVLLGGSVDNEFVKLAWRREHKDLSKLNHYSFGDVKGELIDQLGVRDKEAGVALRATFIVDPDNTIQHVSVNNLNVGRNPKEVLRILDGLQTDEPCPCNWAVGGATL is encoded by the coding sequence ATGAAAACCGTTGGCGATAAAGTCGAAGCGTTCACCGTCACTGCGGCCAAGCCGGGCTTCAACAACCATGAAGAAAACGGCGTATCGGCGTTCGAGGAGATCACGGAACAGTCGTTTCCGGGCAAGTGGAAGATCATCTATTTCTACCCGAAGGATTTCACGTTCGTGTGCCCGACGGAAATCGTCGAGTTCGGCAAGCTGGCCAAGGATTTCGAGGAGCGCGACGCGGTATTGCTCGGCGGTAGCGTGGACAATGAATTCGTCAAGCTGGCCTGGCGCCGCGAGCACAAGGACCTGAGCAAGCTCAACCACTATTCGTTTGGTGACGTGAAGGGCGAGTTGATCGACCAGCTCGGCGTGCGCGACAAGGAAGCCGGCGTGGCGCTGCGCGCAACGTTCATTGTCGATCCGGACAATACGATTCAACACGTTTCAGTGAACAACCTGAACGTCGGCCGCAACCCGAAAGAAGTGCTGCGTATTCTCGACGGCCTGCAAACGGACGAACCGTGTCCTTGCAACTGGGCGGTCGGCGGCGCAACGCTGTAA
- a CDS encoding ATP-binding protein, with product MRIDRRLLTLAFGGLFWRTFLLIALLIAVSLAAWFQSFRVIEREPRAQRVALQLVAIVKLTRTALLYSDPDLRRALLQDLESNEGVRVYPRETTDKYRLQPNESLNRLIEHDIRGRLGDDTVIAQSVNDIPGVWISFKIDDDDYWVALDRDQLDNATGLQWAGWGVFALALSLFGAAFITSLVNRPFARLAMAARKVGSGQLPEPLPERGMGVAAETNRSFNQMVQDLEQLEADRALMLAGISHDLRTPLARLRLETEMSPSDQATKDAMVDDIEQMDMIIGRFLDYARPVQRVPEPVDLSVIAGELAARMQSEDSMRLITRLAPSAVIEADETDMRRVVGNLLENARKYGLSDADGIPHVILETRVSHSRVELSVVDEGPGIPEDQLALVTRPFYRVNSARTQANGTGLGMAIVQRLVGRYRGALRLRNRTPGPGLEVTIEFPLAKGV from the coding sequence ATGCGGATCGACCGGCGCCTCCTGACGCTCGCGTTCGGTGGCCTTTTCTGGCGGACCTTTCTGTTGATCGCGCTGTTGATCGCAGTCAGTCTCGCCGCGTGGTTCCAGAGCTTTCGGGTGATCGAACGCGAGCCGCGCGCACAGCGCGTGGCGTTGCAACTGGTCGCCATCGTCAAGCTCACGCGCACTGCACTCCTCTATTCCGATCCCGACCTGCGGCGCGCCCTGCTGCAGGATCTGGAGAGCAATGAAGGGGTGCGCGTGTACCCTCGCGAAACCACCGACAAGTACAGACTCCAGCCCAACGAGTCGCTGAACCGGCTGATCGAACATGACATTCGCGGCCGCCTCGGCGACGACACGGTGATTGCGCAGAGCGTCAACGACATCCCCGGCGTCTGGATCAGCTTCAAGATCGACGACGACGACTACTGGGTGGCGCTCGACCGCGATCAACTGGACAACGCGACGGGCTTGCAGTGGGCCGGCTGGGGCGTGTTTGCGCTGGCGCTGTCGCTGTTTGGCGCGGCCTTCATCACCAGTCTCGTGAACCGTCCGTTCGCCCGGCTCGCCATGGCCGCGCGCAAAGTCGGCTCCGGCCAGTTACCGGAGCCGCTGCCCGAGCGCGGCATGGGCGTGGCCGCCGAGACCAATCGCAGCTTCAACCAGATGGTGCAGGACCTCGAACAGCTCGAGGCCGACCGCGCGCTGATGCTCGCCGGCATTTCGCACGATCTGCGCACCCCGCTTGCGCGGCTGCGGCTCGAAACCGAAATGAGCCCGTCCGACCAGGCCACCAAAGATGCGATGGTCGACGACATCGAGCAGATGGACATGATCATCGGCCGGTTCCTCGATTACGCTCGTCCGGTGCAGCGGGTGCCGGAGCCCGTCGATCTGTCGGTGATCGCAGGTGAGCTTGCCGCGCGCATGCAGAGCGAAGACAGCATGCGCCTGATCACACGCCTCGCGCCGTCTGCGGTGATCGAGGCGGATGAAACCGACATGCGTCGCGTGGTCGGCAATCTGCTGGAGAACGCGCGCAAGTATGGTTTGAGCGACGCCGACGGCATACCGCATGTGATTCTGGAAACGCGGGTATCACACTCACGGGTCGAATTGTCGGTGGTCGACGAAGGGCCCGGCATTCCCGAAGACCAACTGGCTCTTGTCACACGACCGTTCTATCGCGTGAACTCTGCGCGCACCCAGGCGAACGGTACCGGCCTTGGCATGGCCATTGTGCAGCGGCTGGTAGGCCGTTATCGCGGCGCGTTGCGCCTGCGCAATCGCACGCCAGGCCCGGGGCTCGAGGTCACGATCGAGTTTCCGCTGGCAAAAGGCGTCTGA
- a CDS encoding threonine/serine dehydratase: MSSATPQHTDHTIDGEPIPTLDDIATQHFALTPWVTRTPVFDRLDFPSLEGTVVNFKFELLQAGGSFKARGAFTNLLALDEAQRSAGVTCVSGGNHAVAVAYAAMRLGISAKVVLFRAANPARVALCRQYRADIVFAENIAEAFELVRRIEAEEGRYFVHPFNGYRTVLGSATLGYEWVTQTPDLEAVIVPIGGGGLAAGVATAMRLANPRVHVYGVEPEGSDAMGKSFAANHTVKLGHMHTIADSLASPHTEEYSYELCRRHIDQLVTVSDDQLRAAMLTLFGQLKLAVEPACAAATAALLGPLRETLQGKRVGVLLCGTNTDPVSFAAHIERARHSQSQFPE; the protein is encoded by the coding sequence ATGTCAAGCGCCACGCCGCAGCATACCGACCATACGATCGACGGCGAGCCGATCCCCACACTCGACGACATCGCCACGCAGCACTTTGCGTTGACGCCGTGGGTCACGCGAACGCCGGTGTTCGACCGGCTCGACTTTCCGTCGCTGGAAGGCACGGTCGTGAACTTCAAGTTCGAGTTGTTGCAAGCGGGCGGCAGCTTCAAGGCGCGCGGCGCGTTCACCAACCTGCTTGCGCTCGACGAAGCGCAACGCAGCGCGGGCGTCACCTGTGTGTCGGGCGGCAATCACGCCGTGGCGGTCGCGTACGCAGCGATGCGTCTCGGTATCAGCGCGAAGGTCGTGCTGTTCCGGGCGGCCAATCCGGCACGCGTCGCCTTGTGCCGGCAATATCGCGCCGACATCGTGTTCGCGGAGAACATTGCCGAAGCATTCGAACTGGTGCGCCGTATCGAGGCGGAGGAAGGCCGCTACTTCGTACACCCGTTCAACGGTTATCGCACTGTGCTGGGCTCGGCCACGCTCGGCTATGAATGGGTCACGCAAACGCCCGACCTCGAAGCGGTGATCGTGCCAATCGGCGGTGGCGGTCTCGCTGCCGGTGTGGCCACCGCCATGCGGCTCGCGAATCCGCGGGTGCATGTGTACGGCGTCGAACCGGAAGGATCGGATGCGATGGGCAAAAGCTTTGCCGCCAATCACACGGTCAAGCTGGGCCACATGCACACCATTGCCGATTCATTGGCGTCGCCGCATACCGAGGAATACAGCTACGAGTTGTGCCGCCGTCATATCGACCAGCTCGTCACCGTATCCGACGACCAGTTGCGCGCGGCCATGCTGACCTTGTTCGGACAACTTAAGCTAGCCGTGGAACCGGCCTGCGCCGCAGCTACGGCGGCGCTGCTGGGACCGCTGCGCGAAACGCTGCAAGGCAAACGCGTAGGCGTGCTGCTGTGCGGCACCAATACCGACCCGGTCAGTTTTGCCGCGCATATCGAACGGGCGCGCCATAGCCAGTCACAGTTTCCAGAATAA
- the ispF gene encoding 2-C-methyl-D-erythritol 2,4-cyclodiphosphate synthase: MDFRIGQGYDVHALVPGRPLIIGGVTIPYERGLLGHSDADVLLHAITDAIFGAAAMGDIGRHFSDTDARFAGADSRVLLRECFARVRAAGFSIANVDSSVVAQAPKLAPHIEGMRANIAADLNLPVERVNVKAKTNEKLGYLGRGEGIEAQAAVLLIKN; the protein is encoded by the coding sequence ATGGATTTCAGAATTGGGCAGGGTTATGACGTGCATGCGCTGGTGCCGGGGCGTCCGTTGATTATCGGCGGCGTGACGATTCCCTACGAGCGCGGGTTGCTCGGGCATTCGGATGCGGATGTGCTGCTGCATGCGATTACCGATGCTATTTTCGGCGCGGCCGCGATGGGCGATATCGGGCGGCATTTCTCCGATACCGATGCCAGATTTGCTGGCGCGGATAGCCGGGTTTTGCTGCGTGAGTGTTTCGCTCGCGTTAGAGCGGCGGGGTTTTCCATTGCTAATGTGGATAGCAGTGTGGTTGCTCAGGCGCCTAAGCTGGCGCCGCATATCGAGGGGATGCGGGCTAATATCGCTGCGGATCTTAACCTCCCGGTTGAGCGGGTTAATGTTAAGGCCAAGACTAATGAGAAGCTGGGTTACCTTGGGCGAGGCGAAGGCATTGAAGCGCAGGCTGCGGTTTTGTTGATCAAGAATTGA
- the argE gene encoding acetylornithine deacetylase, whose translation MSHVAESAQSPQASASESNTSSPASLPWVTRLVSMDTVSRNPNLGLIETVRDELRAVGIEATLTHDESGKWANLFATIPAHNGETNGGVVLSGHTDVVPVDGQQWDSDPFKPEIRGDKLYGRGTCDMKGFIGAALTLVPDMQRTRLAKPIHFALSFDEEVGCAGAPLLIADLMKRGVKPDGCIVGEPTSMRPIVAHKGINAYQCCVRGQAAHSSLTPKGLNAIEYAARLICYIRDMADQFRAQGPFDELYDVPFTTAQTSTIMGGNALNTVPAECTFQFEFRNLPTLDPEPIFARIDQYARETLLPKMLREHPSAAIEITKIAAAPGLDSSEQAAITQLVRALTADQDKRKVAYGTEAGLFSLAGIPSIVCGPGDIQQAHKANEFVALDQLVACERFLQKFIHSMSVDAS comes from the coding sequence ATGTCTCACGTCGCTGAATCAGCGCAGTCCCCGCAAGCGTCCGCCTCTGAATCGAATACTTCCTCGCCTGCCTCACTTCCCTGGGTAACCCGTCTCGTGTCGATGGACACGGTAAGCCGCAATCCGAATCTCGGCCTGATCGAAACCGTGCGCGACGAATTGCGCGCGGTCGGCATCGAAGCCACGCTCACTCACGACGAAAGCGGCAAATGGGCCAATCTGTTCGCAACGATTCCCGCGCACAACGGCGAGACGAACGGCGGCGTCGTGCTGTCGGGCCATACAGACGTCGTGCCTGTGGACGGTCAGCAATGGGACAGCGATCCGTTCAAGCCGGAAATTCGCGGCGATAAACTGTACGGCCGCGGCACCTGCGACATGAAAGGCTTCATCGGCGCGGCGCTGACACTCGTGCCCGACATGCAGCGCACCAGGCTCGCCAAGCCGATTCACTTCGCCTTGTCGTTCGACGAGGAAGTGGGCTGTGCCGGCGCACCGCTCCTGATCGCCGATCTGATGAAGCGCGGCGTGAAGCCGGACGGCTGCATTGTCGGCGAACCGACCAGCATGCGCCCGATCGTCGCTCACAAAGGCATCAACGCGTATCAGTGCTGCGTGCGCGGGCAGGCCGCGCATTCGTCGCTCACGCCGAAGGGCTTGAATGCCATCGAATACGCCGCGCGTTTGATTTGCTACATCCGCGATATGGCCGATCAATTCCGCGCGCAAGGCCCGTTCGACGAACTGTATGACGTGCCCTTCACCACGGCGCAAACCAGCACGATCATGGGTGGCAATGCGCTCAATACCGTGCCGGCCGAATGCACGTTCCAGTTCGAATTCCGCAATCTGCCGACGCTCGACCCCGAGCCGATCTTCGCGCGCATCGACCAATATGCACGCGAAACACTGCTGCCGAAAATGTTGCGCGAGCATCCATCTGCGGCGATCGAGATTACGAAGATCGCTGCCGCGCCAGGCCTCGATTCGTCTGAACAAGCCGCGATCACGCAACTCGTGCGCGCGCTGACCGCCGATCAGGACAAGCGCAAGGTCGCGTACGGCACCGAAGCCGGGCTGTTCTCGCTGGCGGGCATTCCGAGCATTGTGTGCGGCCCCGGCGATATCCAGCAGGCGCACAAAGCCAACGAGTTCGTGGCGCTGGATCAGCTCGTGGCGTGCGAACGTTTCCTGCAAAAATTCATTCACAGCATGTCGGTTGACGCTTCGTAG